A genomic window from Hyla sarda isolate aHylSar1 chromosome 10, aHylSar1.hap1, whole genome shotgun sequence includes:
- the PERM1 gene encoding PGC-1 and ERR-induced regulator in muscle protein 1: MECKERKTDLTLPEMYEFFFDDVSNTVSREPQSNMQCKEGIVCTPEMYEYFFIEDKEENRAKSKSDDTSQESSIDLASTSSAIATWPEACEFFFADGPQDQDRKGIMVSVQSSQLQCAANIIQSFVPKGLKGSTVRRAHTRRGPHGRFHPQEHPGTPDESNLSTSGAIAPYLSPSRSDACLVFLALASWAVKSSDLQSSDGWKTALLANIGAVSAIGYLRRRSRRTWQDSPPQTGDET, from the exons ATGGAATGTAAAGAAAGAAAGACCGACCTGACTTTACCTGAAATGTATGAATTCTTCTTTGATGATGTGTCAAACACAGTATCACGTGAGCCACAATCAAATATGCAATGTAAAGAAGGAATTGTGTGCACGCCAGAGATGTATGAATATTTCTTTATTGAGGATAAGGAGGAAAATAGAGCCAAAAGCAAAAGTGACGACACAAGCCAAGAATCGAGTATAGATTTAGCTTCAACCTCCTCGGCCATTGCTACTTGGCCTGAGGCCTGTGAGTTTTTCTTTGCTGATGGGCCTCAAGATCAAGACCGAAAGGGCATTATGGTCAGTGTACAATCTTCCCAACTACAATGTGCTGCAAACATCATTCAGTCCTTTGTTCCTAAAGGACTTAAAGGATCCACAGTGAGGAGAGCACATACCAGGAGAGGCCCACATGGAAGATTCCATCCTCAAGAACATCCAGGAACACCTGACGAATCAAACTTATCAACATCAG GTGCTATTGCTCCATATTTGTCCCCCAGTAGAAGTGATGCATGCTTGGTATTCCTTGCCTTAGCATCTTGGGCTGTGAAATCTTCAGACTTGCAGTCTTCAGATGGATGGAAGACAG CTTTATTGGCAAACATCGGTGCTGtctctgccatagggtatttgCGGAGACGAAGTAGAAGAACCTGGCAAGACTCTCCACCACAAACTGGAGATGAAACTTAA